A window from Pseudobutyrivibrio ruminis HUN009 encodes these proteins:
- a CDS encoding DUF2339 domain-containing protein, with translation MEDLQRIQELEDRVQKLEAEVKELKSAVAVKPQPQPQPIMRDSHPGQYYNQYIPPVQQTPQPTPQPAQQYYQPQPARTQAKAQPTKQSMESFIGKYGMAIGASLLIFIAIVMFAVWIIPVLGDAVKIAAMFIFSGAFIVAGELNAKKKGVNKWNTSLTGCGTGAVFVSLFVTYGYFEAINIIALYVLLVLWAAALCFLGRKKSFVFTIIGQTGIFVAAVFSAIQMHTLDECLVVLVMLVLAEVSFFINDLLVKNYWSSFSTWCGTIIAFTLVTIKYLAGVYGFGGNEVNPVDIIILVFTLVVIMYSSLVQLLFLENEKHTITFVVQTILTLFPMEFLLIYSLNGYIGNLESERIGDLLILTIALIDFFVVDRFVKLEAAKIATYTAEIIFALFIFIANFNMVVCDHESLSVIGGILAVLIEIGACVYSRFKRNLVARFYSLTMIILIIAAEFDNSIFGLILVVTMFAFAVAERITEKEEHVNVVYDNVLYLWIIGMIAYTIHLINDIHKISGSFELFCIIMTALQIFAYKKKFAAIKVSYEKTCNIMFYIVNVFLVVFYTTEMMIFTKSPFAILYGLLITTLVSINVKSLLDNYKWAGAYVAFKYTYVCLMFLLAYESYGIMLSVAFLVIALASIILGFRMKYKSMRLYGLVLSIASIVKLVLIDVNYEDLLLRAVGFLICGFLCFGISYIYNRLDKQEIQ, from the coding sequence ATGGAAGATTTACAAAGAATTCAGGAGCTGGAGGACAGAGTCCAGAAGCTTGAAGCTGAAGTGAAGGAGCTGAAGAGTGCTGTAGCAGTAAAGCCACAGCCACAACCTCAGCCAATAATGCGGGACAGTCACCCGGGGCAGTACTACAATCAGTATATTCCACCAGTGCAGCAAACACCACAGCCAACTCCACAGCCAGCGCAGCAGTACTATCAGCCACAGCCAGCCAGGACACAGGCGAAGGCGCAGCCTACCAAGCAGAGCATGGAGTCATTTATTGGGAAATATGGCATGGCCATTGGCGCATCACTGCTTATATTCATAGCCATAGTTATGTTTGCTGTTTGGATTATTCCAGTGTTGGGAGATGCTGTGAAGATTGCAGCAATGTTTATTTTCAGCGGAGCCTTTATAGTAGCGGGAGAGCTGAATGCTAAAAAGAAGGGAGTAAACAAGTGGAATACGTCTCTGACAGGATGTGGAACAGGTGCTGTTTTTGTTTCGCTGTTTGTGACCTATGGTTACTTTGAAGCAATCAACATCATTGCACTTTACGTACTGCTTGTATTATGGGCGGCAGCGTTGTGTTTCCTTGGCAGAAAGAAGTCATTCGTATTTACCATAATCGGCCAGACCGGAATATTTGTAGCTGCAGTATTTAGTGCTATTCAAATGCATACCTTGGATGAATGCCTGGTAGTGCTAGTGATGCTTGTACTTGCGGAAGTATCATTCTTTATAAATGACCTATTGGTGAAGAACTACTGGAGTTCATTCTCCACATGGTGCGGAACGATTATCGCATTTACGTTAGTCACAATCAAATACCTGGCAGGTGTCTATGGATTTGGTGGCAATGAAGTAAATCCAGTGGACATAATAATATTAGTATTCACACTTGTGGTAATTATGTATTCATCACTGGTGCAGCTTTTATTTTTGGAAAACGAAAAGCATACCATTACCTTTGTAGTTCAGACAATCCTAACACTATTTCCAATGGAATTTTTGTTGATCTATTCATTAAATGGGTACATTGGAAATCTGGAATCAGAGAGAATAGGAGATTTGCTAATACTTACAATTGCGCTTATCGATTTCTTTGTTGTTGATAGATTCGTTAAGCTTGAAGCTGCAAAGATTGCTACATACACAGCAGAAATTATTTTTGCATTATTTATTTTTATTGCAAACTTCAACATGGTGGTTTGTGATCATGAATCCCTATCTGTAATAGGTGGTATTCTTGCAGTATTGATAGAGATAGGAGCATGTGTATATTCAAGATTCAAGCGCAATTTGGTTGCCAGATTCTACAGCCTAACAATGATTATATTGATTATTGCTGCTGAATTTGATAATTCGATATTTGGACTGATATTGGTTGTTACAATGTTTGCGTTTGCAGTAGCAGAGAGAATTACCGAGAAAGAAGAGCATGTTAATGTGGTTTATGATAATGTGCTTTACCTGTGGATTATAGGAATGATTGCATATACAATCCATTTAATCAATGATATTCATAAAATCTCTGGATCATTTGAATTATTCTGCATTATAATGACAGCGCTGCAGATATTTGCTTACAAAAAGAAATTTGCAGCTATTAAAGTGTCATATGAAAAGACTTGCAATATCATGTTCTATATTGTTAACGTCTTCCTGGTTGTATTCTACACAACCGAAATGATGATATTTACAAAATCGCCATTTGCAATTCTCTACGGCCTATTGATTACTACATTGGTATCAATCAATGTAAAGAGCCTGCTGGATAATTACAAATGGGCTGGGGCATATGTTGCTTTCAAATATACCTATGTATGCTTGATGTTCTTGCTTGCATATGAATCATATGGCATCATGCTAAGCGTGGCATTCCTCGTGATAGCGCTGGCATCGATTATCCTGGGATTCAGGATGAAGTACAAGTCCATGAGACTGTACGGCCTGGTGCTTTCAATTGCAAGCATTGTGAAGCTTGTGTTGATTGATGTGAACTATGAGGATTTGCTGCTTAGAGCAGTGGGATTTTTGATTTGCGGATTCCTTTGCTTTGGAATCAGTTATATTTACAACAGACTGGATAAGCAAGAGATTCAATAA
- a CDS encoding regulatory protein RecX yields the protein MEVVSLVKLTKGRAKICLAGGADFVLYKKEYESYGIEEGADLPEDKYQEIITEIIIPRCKKRALHLLEKQDRSEKNLRDKLREGGYSEDVVDIAIDYINEYGYLDDARMAASHIRFYQDSRSKQRLKQDLIGKGISSDVIDRVLEEEYTGDESALIERLLEKKHYDKENATYEDRAKIYRFLMGRGFSSDAINRVIK from the coding sequence ATGGAAGTAGTATCTCTTGTTAAATTAACAAAGGGAAGAGCAAAAATCTGTCTCGCTGGCGGGGCAGATTTTGTTCTATATAAAAAAGAATACGAAAGCTACGGTATCGAAGAAGGGGCGGATTTACCGGAGGATAAATACCAGGAAATCATTACCGAAATCATCATTCCTCGTTGCAAGAAGCGTGCCCTTCACCTTCTAGAAAAGCAGGACCGTTCCGAGAAAAATCTCAGGGATAAGCTTCGTGAGGGCGGATACTCAGAGGATGTGGTGGATATCGCTATCGACTACATCAATGAATATGGCTATTTGGATGACGCCAGAATGGCTGCCAGCCACATCCGTTTTTATCAGGATTCCCGCAGCAAACAGAGGCTCAAGCAGGACTTAATTGGCAAGGGCATATCTAGCGATGTTATCGACAGAGTTTTGGAAGAGGAGTACACCGGGGATGAATCAGCGCTCATAGAGCGTCTCCTTGAGAAAAAGCATTATGATAAGGAAAATGCCACCTACGAAGACAGAGCCAAAATCTATCGCTTTTTAATGGGGAGAGGTTTCTCATCAGATGCTATCAATAGGGTGATAAAATAG
- a CDS encoding shikimate dehydrogenase produces the protein MNPTGSTNLICLLGSPVSHSISPAMHNTAFDALGLDFSYMAFDVSKEDLPTAVEGLKKINCCNFNLTMPLKTAIIPLLDEIDEAAELAQSVNTCVCQDGKLVGYTTDGIGFLQSMKDCGIKYTGTTITILGAGGAATSIITQAAMEGVEKINIFKRKNASFQKVVDFADRLTKSTNCDLFVYDMEDMDILNFSLQESDILINSTNVGMGDDDRSLVPKEFLHPGLTVCDVIYHPAETRLLKDAKACGCKTMNGKYMLLYQGAAAFKLWTGKDMPIDLIKETCFD, from the coding sequence ATGAATCCTACAGGTTCTACTAATTTAATTTGTTTACTCGGCAGTCCAGTTTCACACAGCATCTCACCAGCGATGCATAATACAGCCTTTGATGCTTTAGGGCTTGATTTTTCATATATGGCCTTTGATGTAAGTAAGGAAGATTTGCCTACAGCTGTTGAGGGTTTGAAAAAAATCAACTGCTGTAATTTCAATCTCACAATGCCTTTAAAAACTGCTATCATCCCACTTCTGGATGAAATCGATGAAGCAGCTGAACTGGCTCAATCAGTAAACACCTGCGTTTGTCAGGATGGCAAATTAGTAGGCTACACCACAGATGGCATTGGCTTTCTTCAATCTATGAAGGATTGTGGAATCAAATACACTGGTACTACTATCACTATTCTTGGTGCTGGTGGCGCTGCCACTTCTATCATCACACAGGCGGCCATGGAAGGTGTGGAAAAGATTAATATCTTCAAAAGAAAAAACGCATCTTTCCAGAAGGTTGTAGATTTTGCAGACCGACTTACAAAATCTACCAACTGCGATCTTTTCGTTTACGACATGGAAGACATGGATATTCTCAACTTTTCTCTTCAAGAAAGTGATATCCTTATAAATAGTACAAATGTTGGTATGGGCGACGACGACCGTTCCCTTGTTCCAAAGGAATTTCTTCATCCTGGACTTACAGTTTGCGATGTAATTTATCATCCTGCTGAAACCAGACTTTTAAAGGATGCAAAAGCCTGCGGTTGCAAGACAATGAATGGCAAATACATGCTTCTATACCAAGGGGCTGCAGCCTTTAAGCTTTGGACTGGCAAGGATATGCCAATCGACTTAATTAAAGAGACATGTTTTGACTAA
- a CDS encoding NUDIX hydrolase has translation MEKIERVKRELVHKGAILDIYEDTVRLPNGKEEKWDFVSHRMGAACVLAIHPSGKIIMVRQYRNALDRFTLEVPAGKRDSVDEDTSICAARELEEETGFRAGKLEKLLSLKSTVAFCDEFIDVYLATDLKEIGEQHLDEAEDIEIELYDLEDLLVMCYSGKLQDAKTVAAIMAYAAKMN, from the coding sequence ATGGAGAAAATTGAAAGAGTAAAGAGAGAGCTAGTACATAAGGGGGCAATCCTGGACATTTATGAGGACACTGTTAGGCTTCCTAATGGAAAGGAAGAAAAGTGGGATTTTGTCAGCCACAGAATGGGAGCAGCTTGCGTATTGGCTATTCATCCTAGCGGCAAAATCATCATGGTGCGCCAGTACAGAAACGCACTTGATAGATTCACACTTGAGGTGCCAGCTGGAAAGCGTGATTCAGTAGATGAAGATACCAGCATTTGCGCAGCCAGAGAGCTTGAGGAGGAGACAGGATTCAGAGCAGGAAAGCTAGAAAAGCTTTTATCACTTAAATCTACAGTAGCATTCTGCGACGAATTTATTGATGTTTATTTGGCTACAGATTTGAAAGAAATTGGAGAGCAGCATTTGGATGAAGCTGAAGATATTGAAATAGAGCTTTATGATTTGGAAGACCTTCTTGTTATGTGCTATTCAGGCAAGCTCCAGGATGCCAAGACTGTTGCAGCTATCATGGCCTACGCAGCGAAAATGAACTAG
- a CDS encoding SH3 domain-containing protein, with translation MNLQDLKTKLKNIIDISKDFIINYKRYFLAGGIFIVMALVLFLGTSSGGGDSKSTSGVYKSFKKNNNSELTTLINNYYTAYAEGDTDTLATLATPVSDQEISYIAFYSQYIESFNDVQIYTKPGLTDNSYLVTTEVELKYNDIDTAAPGLDFFYVETNEDGKLYINNIYGSFNQNNNIYEMDTEISDLIAVYIRQQDLLDLKAEVDEAYESALESDENLSALMSDTLPAAIIQWNTDYTAQEAAAAEEAAKAEEEAAAAAEAEAQAAAEAEEEANSYTGTTNAKANVRSAADASSDKLGSLESGTEITIYGEEGDFYKFDYNGTKAYITKDAVNVGDAEEETTEDTEDTDEEETTNAAALTAGDKVTLTSTVNIRSAMDSSASKVAVAYAGEEVEVVMSYAEGWTKVKYGKKEGYIRTDLLQE, from the coding sequence ATGAACTTACAAGATTTAAAAACAAAACTTAAAAATATAATTGATATTTCAAAGGATTTTATCATTAATTATAAAAGATACTTTTTAGCAGGTGGAATTTTCATCGTCATGGCGTTGGTTCTTTTCCTTGGAACTAGCAGTGGCGGTGGTGATAGCAAATCCACATCGGGAGTTTATAAGAGCTTCAAAAAGAATAATAATTCAGAGCTGACTACTCTTATTAATAATTACTACACAGCATACGCAGAGGGCGATACAGACACACTTGCCACTCTTGCAACACCTGTTAGTGATCAGGAAATCAGCTACATTGCTTTCTATAGCCAGTACATCGAGAGCTTCAACGATGTTCAGATTTACACAAAGCCAGGCCTCACAGATAATTCTTATCTCGTAACTACAGAGGTTGAGCTCAAGTACAACGACATCGATACAGCAGCTCCTGGCCTTGATTTCTTCTATGTTGAAACAAACGAAGATGGAAAGCTTTACATCAACAACATTTACGGTTCATTCAACCAGAACAACAACATTTACGAGATGGATACAGAAATCTCTGATCTTATTGCAGTTTACATTCGTCAGCAGGATTTGCTTGATTTAAAGGCAGAGGTTGATGAGGCATACGAGTCAGCACTTGAAAGTGATGAAAATCTTTCAGCACTTATGTCAGATACATTGCCAGCAGCTATCATCCAGTGGAACACAGATTACACTGCTCAGGAAGCGGCAGCAGCTGAGGAAGCTGCAAAGGCAGAGGAAGAAGCGGCAGCAGCTGCAGAGGCCGAGGCACAGGCAGCAGCAGAAGCTGAAGAGGAAGCAAACTCTTACACAGGCACTACAAATGCAAAGGCAAATGTTCGCTCAGCAGCAGATGCTAGCAGCGATAAGCTTGGTTCTCTTGAAAGTGGTACCGAAATCACTATCTACGGTGAGGAGGGAGACTTCTACAAGTTTGATTACAACGGAACAAAGGCGTACATCACAAAGGATGCGGTTAATGTAGGCGACGCAGAGGAAGAGACAACAGAGGATACAGAGGACACAGACGAGGAAGAGACAACAAACGCTGCAGCACTTACAGCTGGTGATAAAGTCACTCTTACATCTACAGTAAATATTCGTTCAGCAATGGATTCATCTGCATCAAAGGTTGCAGTTGCTTATGCAGGCGAAGAGGTAGAGGTAGTTATGAGCTATGCCGAAGGCTGGACAAAGGTTAAGTATGGAAAGAAAGAAGGCTACATCAGAACAGACCTTTTACAAGAGTAA
- a CDS encoding pseudouridine synthase — protein sequence MEAYLEESIRLNKYLSDAGVCSRRAADKAIEEGRVLVNGKPAEMGMRIGPDDDVVFDGKPVSNADKKPVLIAYNKPVGIVCTAEKREKNNIIDHINYPERIYPIGRLDKDSNGLILLTNQGDLVNKIMRAANAHEKEYIVTVDKDIDSDFIKKMSAGVYLDELEVTTRKCQVEKLSKRTFKIILTQGLNRQIRRMCQMLGYRVRSLKRVRIMNIELKDLQEDTYRDVTEAELKVLYKMLEGSRN from the coding sequence ATGGAGGCATACTTGGAAGAGAGTATTAGATTAAATAAATATTTGAGCGATGCCGGGGTATGTAGCAGGCGAGCGGCGGACAAGGCAATAGAGGAGGGGCGAGTTCTTGTAAATGGCAAGCCTGCAGAAATGGGCATGCGCATAGGGCCAGATGATGATGTGGTTTTCGATGGCAAGCCAGTTTCAAACGCAGATAAAAAGCCGGTGCTTATCGCCTACAACAAGCCTGTTGGGATTGTTTGCACAGCAGAAAAGCGCGAAAAGAACAATATCATCGACCACATCAATTATCCAGAGCGCATTTATCCTATTGGCCGTTTGGACAAGGATAGCAACGGTCTGATTCTTCTTACAAATCAGGGTGATTTAGTAAACAAGATTATGAGAGCGGCTAATGCTCATGAAAAGGAATATATTGTTACTGTTGATAAGGATATAGACAGTGATTTTATTAAGAAAATGTCGGCTGGCGTATATTTGGATGAGCTGGAAGTGACCACCAGAAAGTGTCAGGTTGAAAAGCTTTCCAAAAGGACATTCAAAATCATTTTGACTCAAGGACTGAATCGACAGATTCGTCGCATGTGTCAAATGCTTGGCTACAGGGTTCGAAGCCTCAAGCGCGTTCGTATTATGAATATCGAGCTAAAGGACCTTCAGGAGGACACCTACAGAGACGTTACGGAAGCAGAGCTAAAGGTGCTCTACAAAATGCTTGAAGGCTCTAGAAACTAA
- the ligA gene encoding NAD-dependent DNA ligase LigA: MELNEYKKLIDEIDYHMDRYYNQNEPEISDFEYDQLMQKLKAAEAEHPEWVTPDSPSQKIGGVAMREAGVKVTHDVPMLSIEDVFDKADVIAWIAKVKAVHPDAKFSVEAKIDGLSMTLRYEKDSKGKLKLKMGETRGDGLIGEDVTANALVIPDVNQYLDLPYDSLQLRGEVYMSHEDFDRYNATQELNGGKLAANPRNLAAGTLRQLDANITKERGLKMFVFNVQQGPEELTKSHCDGMDILEKAGVATVFHKKCETAEEVLAVIDEIGDLRGQFPFDIDGAVVKIDQVSYRNDFSTSAKYTNGHIAYKYPPEEKETKLLDVELSVGRTGRVNPTAIFEPIRLCGTTVSRATLHNQDFIDDLDIGIGDTIVVYKSGEIIPKIKEVVHSKRPEGTVTYKIPNVCPVCGGPVSRDADTADMKCLNPSCPAQLVRHIINFVSRDAMDIKGFGEVYIEDLVSQEYIKDIADVFALKDKRDELIEKGIIGKEKNTDKLLGAIEAAKSNDAYRLFTGFGIPNVGKAAAKALLSQFKDIEKIMSLTVEELIQVNDIGEISANSIYDYLHDDVNIDIINRLKAAGVNMVEEEKEGASDKFAGLTFVITGTLPTMGRKEAQELIELNGGKCSGSVSKKTNYVLAGEAAGSKLDKANALGVNVISEEELISMLNS; encoded by the coding sequence ATGGAACTTAATGAATACAAGAAATTAATCGATGAAATCGATTATCACATGGATAGATACTACAATCAAAACGAGCCAGAAATCAGCGATTTTGAGTATGATCAGCTGATGCAAAAGCTCAAGGCAGCCGAGGCAGAGCATCCGGAATGGGTGACACCTGATTCACCTTCTCAAAAGATTGGTGGCGTTGCCATGCGTGAAGCTGGTGTAAAGGTTACTCACGATGTGCCAATGCTTTCTATAGAGGATGTTTTTGACAAGGCTGATGTAATAGCCTGGATTGCAAAGGTAAAGGCGGTACATCCTGATGCTAAGTTTAGTGTGGAGGCCAAAATCGACGGCCTTAGCATGACTCTTCGCTACGAAAAGGATTCAAAGGGCAAGCTAAAGCTCAAGATGGGAGAGACTCGTGGTGATGGACTTATCGGCGAGGATGTTACCGCAAATGCATTAGTTATCCCAGATGTTAATCAATATCTTGATTTGCCATATGATAGCCTTCAGCTTCGCGGCGAGGTTTATATGTCTCACGAGGATTTCGATAGATACAATGCCACTCAGGAGCTTAATGGTGGAAAGCTTGCTGCCAATCCACGTAATTTGGCGGCCGGTACACTTCGTCAGCTTGATGCAAACATCACCAAGGAACGTGGATTAAAGATGTTTGTATTCAACGTACAGCAGGGGCCAGAGGAGCTTACAAAGAGCCACTGCGACGGCATGGATATACTTGAAAAGGCAGGTGTTGCCACTGTCTTCCATAAAAAGTGTGAAACAGCAGAGGAAGTCCTTGCTGTAATTGATGAAATCGGTGATTTAAGAGGACAGTTCCCATTTGATATTGATGGCGCAGTTGTAAAGATTGATCAGGTTTCTTACCGTAATGATTTTTCTACCAGTGCTAAATACACTAACGGCCATATCGCCTACAAGTACCCACCAGAGGAAAAGGAGACAAAGCTTCTTGATGTGGAGCTTTCAGTTGGTAGAACAGGCCGTGTTAACCCTACAGCTATTTTTGAGCCAATTCGTTTATGCGGTACAACAGTTAGCCGCGCCACTCTTCACAATCAGGATTTCATCGATGATTTGGATATCGGTATCGGAGATACGATAGTAGTTTACAAATCTGGCGAAATCATTCCAAAGATAAAGGAAGTGGTTCACTCAAAGCGTCCAGAAGGCACAGTTACTTACAAGATTCCAAATGTGTGTCCTGTATGCGGTGGTCCTGTTTCCAGGGATGCTGACACAGCAGATATGAAGTGTTTGAACCCAAGTTGCCCAGCTCAGTTGGTTCGCCATATCATCAATTTCGTATCAAGAGATGCTATGGATATCAAGGGATTTGGCGAGGTTTATATTGAGGACCTTGTCAGCCAGGAATATATAAAGGATATTGCAGATGTATTTGCCCTCAAGGATAAGAGGGATGAGCTTATCGAAAAGGGAATCATCGGCAAGGAAAAGAACACAGACAAGCTTCTTGGAGCAATCGAGGCAGCAAAGAGCAACGACGCCTACAGATTGTTTACAGGCTTTGGTATTCCTAATGTTGGAAAGGCAGCTGCTAAGGCCCTTCTTTCCCAATTTAAGGACATTGAAAAGATTATGAGCCTTACAGTAGAGGAGCTTATTCAGGTAAACGATATCGGTGAAATTAGCGCTAATTCTATTTATGATTATCTTCACGATGATGTGAATATCGATATTATTAATCGTCTGAAGGCAGCTGGCGTAAACATGGTAGAAGAGGAAAAGGAAGGCGCAAGTGATAAGTTTGCAGGACTTACATTTGTTATCACCGGTACTTTGCCTACTATGGGCAGAAAAGAAGCTCAGGAGCTTATCGAGCTCAACGGCGGTAAGTGCTCTGGCTCTGTTTCTAAAAAGACTAATTATGTATTGGCAGGCGAGGCTGCAGGCAGCAAGCTTGATAAAGCCAATGCTTTGGGGGTAAATGTTATAAGTGAGGAAGAGTTAATTTCCATGTTAAATAGTTAA
- a CDS encoding 3-deoxy-7-phosphoheptulonate synthase encodes MSFNYLKKMPTPEEIKEMLPVPPKVQEIKKQRDKEVTDIITGKDDRFLCIIGPCSADNEDAVCEYIEKLARVAEDIKDRVLVVPRIYTNKPRTTGSGYKGIASQPDPNEAPDMVAGLIAMRKMHIRAMTESELTPADEMLYPENWGYVDDLLSYVAIGARSVEDQHHRLTVSGFDVASGMKNPTSGDFSVMLNSVYAAQHPHHFTFSGYEVTTTGNPLAHTILRGAVSKHGNSVQNYHYEDLIRLHNMYEKMDLVNPACIIDANHSNSNKQYKEQIRIVKEVMHNRNHSEDIKNLVKGVMIESYLIEGCQPISDHQTYGQSITDPCLGWEDTRHLLYTIAERN; translated from the coding sequence ATGAGTTTCAATTATCTTAAGAAAATGCCTACTCCAGAGGAAATCAAGGAGATGCTTCCTGTTCCACCAAAGGTCCAGGAAATCAAAAAGCAACGTGACAAAGAAGTGACCGACATAATCACTGGAAAAGATGACCGTTTTCTCTGCATAATTGGTCCATGCTCTGCTGATAATGAGGACGCCGTTTGCGAATACATCGAAAAGCTAGCACGAGTTGCTGAGGATATAAAAGACAGAGTTTTGGTAGTTCCTAGAATCTACACCAACAAGCCGCGTACCACAGGCAGCGGCTACAAAGGAATCGCTTCTCAGCCTGACCCAAATGAAGCCCCTGATATGGTGGCAGGCCTCATTGCAATGAGAAAGATGCATATCCGTGCCATGACAGAATCAGAGCTCACTCCTGCTGATGAAATGCTCTACCCTGAAAACTGGGGCTATGTAGATGATCTTCTTTCCTACGTGGCAATCGGTGCCCGCTCAGTTGAGGATCAGCATCATCGTCTCACTGTTTCAGGCTTCGACGTAGCATCGGGAATGAAGAATCCTACATCTGGCGATTTCTCTGTAATGCTAAATTCCGTATATGCGGCCCAGCATCCACATCACTTCACCTTCTCTGGATACGAAGTAACCACTACAGGAAATCCACTAGCCCACACAATCCTCCGCGGTGCCGTATCAAAGCACGGCAATAGCGTGCAAAACTACCACTACGAAGACTTAATCAGACTTCACAACATGTACGAAAAGATGGATCTTGTTAATCCTGCATGTATCATCGATGCCAACCACTCAAATTCAAACAAGCAGTACAAAGAGCAGATTCGTATCGTGAAGGAAGTAATGCACAATCGAAATCATTCGGAAGATATCAAGAATCTTGTTAAGGGTGTCATGATAGAAAGCTACCTCATCGAAGGTTGCCAGCCTATCTCCGACCACCAGACATATGGCCAGTCAATCACAGACCCTTGCCTTGGTTGGGAAGACACACGTCATCTTCTTTATACAATTGCAGAACGCAACTAA
- the rny gene encoding ribonuclease Y, translated as MIIVALVVAVVAVVITLAVSNKIHETQGRNKIGSAEEKAREIIDEAVKNAEAKKREAMLEAKEDAMRQKNDLDKEIRERRAEIQRSEHRLSQKEDNLDKKLDAVEKREAEFARQEQQLNKQREEVAKLNQQRVQELERISGLTSEQAKEQLLKSVEEDVKLDAAKLIKESLAQAKDEADKKAREIVVSAIQKCSADHVAETTISVVQLPNDEMKGRIIGREGRNIRTLETMTGVELIIDDTPEAVILSAFDPVRREIARIALEKLIVDGRIHPARIEETVEKAKKEVEQQIREEGDAAALEVGVQGIHPELLRLLGKMKFRTSYGQNVLKHSIEVAQLSGLLAAELGLDVRLAKRAGLLHDIGKAVDREQEGTHVQLGADLCRKYKESQTVINAVEAHHGDVEPETLIACIVQAADTISAARPGARREAMETYTNRLKELEEISNSFKGVEKSFAIQAGREIRIMVVPEQVSDADMVIMARDISKQIESQLEYPGQIKVNVIRESRVTDYAK; from the coding sequence ATGATTATTGTTGCACTTGTCGTTGCCGTTGTTGCAGTTGTTATCACTCTTGCTGTTTCAAACAAGATTCATGAGACACAGGGCAGAAACAAGATTGGTTCTGCAGAGGAGAAGGCTCGTGAAATCATTGATGAGGCAGTTAAGAATGCGGAGGCTAAAAAGAGAGAGGCTATGCTCGAGGCAAAGGAAGATGCCATGAGACAAAAGAACGATCTCGATAAAGAAATCCGTGAGCGCCGAGCAGAAATTCAGAGAAGTGAGCACAGATTATCTCAGAAAGAAGATAACCTTGATAAAAAGCTCGATGCAGTTGAAAAACGTGAGGCTGAATTCGCTCGTCAGGAACAACAGCTTAACAAGCAGCGCGAGGAAGTTGCAAAGCTTAATCAGCAGCGTGTGCAGGAACTAGAGAGAATCTCAGGACTTACCTCCGAACAAGCAAAAGAACAACTTTTAAAATCTGTAGAAGAAGATGTCAAATTAGACGCAGCAAAACTTATTAAGGAAAGCTTAGCTCAGGCAAAGGATGAGGCTGATAAAAAGGCACGTGAAATAGTCGTTAGTGCTATTCAGAAGTGCTCAGCAGATCATGTTGCAGAGACTACTATTTCAGTAGTACAGCTTCCTAATGATGAGATGAAGGGAAGAATCATTGGTAGAGAGGGTCGTAACATTCGTACTCTTGAAACTATGACTGGCGTAGAATTAATTATTGATGATACACCAGAAGCAGTTATCTTATCTGCATTTGATCCAGTAAGACGTGAGATTGCACGTATTGCTTTGGAGAAGCTCATTGTAGACGGACGTATTCATCCAGCTAGAATTGAGGAGACAGTAGAAAAGGCTAAGAAAGAAGTAGAACAGCAAATCCGCGAGGAAGGCGATGCAGCTGCACTTGAGGTTGGTGTTCAGGGTATTCACCCAGAGCTTCTTAGACTTCTTGGAAAGATGAAATTTAGAACCAGCTACGGTCAGAATGTATTAAAGCATTCAATTGAGGTTGCTCAGTTATCAGGATTACTTGCTGCAGAGCTTGGTCTTGATGTTAGATTAGCAAAGCGTGCAGGTTTGTTGCATGATATTGGAAAGGCAGTAGATAGAGAGCAGGAGGGTACTCACGTACAGCTCGGAGCAGATCTTTGCCGCAAGTACAAAGAGTCTCAAACAGTTATCAATGCTGTTGAGGCACATCATGGCGATGTAGAGCCAGAAACTCTTATAGCTTGTATTGTTCAGGCAGCTGATACAATTAGTGCAGCTCGTCCAGGTGCAAGACGCGAGGCTATGGAGACATATACAAACAGATTAAAAGAACTTGAAGAAATTTCAAACAGCTTTAAGGGTGTTGAAAAGTCTTTTGCTATTCAAGCAGGTAGAGAGATTCGTATCATGGTGGTTCCTGAACAGGTTTCAGATGCCGATATGGTCATCATGGCGAGGGATATTTCAAAGCAGATTGAATCACAGCTCGAATATCCTGGACAGATTAAGGTTAACGTAATTCGTGAATCACGAGTTACAGACTACGCAAAGTAA